The following coding sequences are from one Mesorhizobium onobrychidis window:
- the soxX gene encoding sulfur oxidation c-type cytochrome SoxX — MASLALAGLLLADLPGVGEEMRSYVVTGDALMEPLVGGKGDPARGAALISDRQRSLCTLCHSGPFPDAHLHGTLAPDLTGVGARLSEGQIRLRVVDMKRLTPNTIMPSYYRVADEQGRRVATVWRSRPILSGADIEDIVAYLTTLKG; from the coding sequence ATGGCTAGCCTCGCTCTTGCGGGATTGCTGCTTGCGGATTTGCCCGGTGTCGGCGAGGAGATGCGATCCTACGTCGTCACCGGCGATGCGCTCATGGAGCCTCTGGTCGGCGGCAAGGGTGATCCGGCGCGCGGCGCTGCGCTGATCTCGGACCGGCAGCGCAGCCTCTGCACGCTCTGCCATAGTGGGCCGTTTCCAGACGCGCATCTGCACGGGACGCTGGCGCCTGACCTGACCGGCGTCGGAGCAAGGCTTTCGGAAGGCCAGATCCGGCTGCGCGTGGTCGACATGAAGCGGCTCACGCCGAATACGATCATGCCTTCCTACTACCGGGTCGCGGATGAGCAAGGCCGGCGTGTCGCCACCGTCTGGCGCAGCAGGCCGATCCTGAGCGGTGCCGACATCGAGGATATCGTCGCCTATCTCACGACGCTGAAAGGGTGA